In Bacillus cytotoxicus NVH 391-98, the following are encoded in one genomic region:
- a CDS encoding DUF3939 domain-containing protein, with the protein MFRFFKSGKEERPITKDELEQAMAKFLETNTNIVYTVLVNDDYTVNYDLLKPYLQAFPTNKFLITKETLEVFEHTDENLELVKEIDLVQKAVDQYVTEKETFPIVEDNEDRLICGIKLAPYLNRILKRDLYISEKHYLVSSKPDKKKIV; encoded by the coding sequence ATGTTTCGCTTTTTCAAAAGTGGAAAAGAGGAGAGGCCAATTACAAAAGACGAGCTAGAACAAGCGATGGCAAAGTTTTTAGAGACTAATACAAATATTGTGTACACAGTATTAGTTAATGATGACTATACAGTGAATTATGACTTATTAAAGCCTTATTTACAAGCTTTTCCAACAAATAAGTTTCTTATTACAAAGGAAACGCTAGAGGTGTTTGAACATACAGATGAAAATTTAGAACTTGTAAAAGAGATTGATCTTGTACAAAAAGCAGTAGATCAATATGTAACAGAGAAAGAAACATTCCCTATTGTAGAAGACAATGAAGATCGTCTTATATGTGGCATAAAATTAGCACCATATTTAAATCGTATATTAAAAAGGGATTTATATATATCAGAGAAACATTATTTAGTTTCTAGTAAACCGGATAAAAAGAAGATTGTGTAA
- a CDS encoding DUF3896 family protein encodes MKRTYDYHATKKQLELKKQQLCRQLTSVRLTEEERNQIKMEIDNYDYILNLVEMNHYERGISH; translated from the coding sequence ATGAAACGTACTTACGACTATCATGCAACGAAAAAACAATTAGAACTAAAGAAACAGCAATTATGTAGACAGCTTACGAGTGTAAGACTAACAGAAGAAGAACGAAATCAAATAAAAATGGAAATCGATAACTACGATTACATTTTAAACTTAGTAGAAATGAATCATTATGAACGTGGAATTTCTCATTAA
- a CDS encoding GNAT family N-acetyltransferase, producing MNPLLLDFPSEFYTDRLFIRMPKPGDGAAVYEAIQASIQELKSWMAFVQKEQTREEVEASIRRAHIQFLQREDLRLLAFLRETGEFVASTGLHRIKWEIPQFEIGYWIDTRFSGKGYMTEAVKGIIDYAFSELKANRLEIRCDPTNRKSRAIPEKLGFKLEGILENSSVAVDGNGLRDTCVFAMIKNRYEKEK from the coding sequence ATGAATCCATTGTTACTTGATTTTCCCTCGGAATTTTATACAGATAGATTATTTATTCGAATGCCTAAACCTGGAGACGGGGCAGCGGTCTATGAAGCAATTCAAGCATCAATACAGGAGTTAAAATCTTGGATGGCTTTTGTGCAAAAAGAACAAACGAGAGAGGAAGTAGAAGCTAGTATAAGAAGGGCACATATTCAATTTTTACAGAGAGAAGATTTAAGATTGTTAGCCTTTTTAAGGGAGACTGGTGAATTTGTTGCTTCTACTGGATTGCACCGGATTAAGTGGGAAATACCACAGTTTGAAATTGGATATTGGATTGATACACGCTTTAGTGGGAAAGGCTATATGACCGAGGCAGTAAAAGGAATTATCGATTATGCTTTTTCTGAACTGAAAGCAAACAGGTTAGAAATTCGTTGTGACCCCACAAACCGGAAAAGTAGAGCGATACCTGAAAAGCTAGGCTTTAAATTAGAAGGAATTTTAGAAAATAGTAGTGTAGCAGTAGATGGAAATGGATTAAGGGATACATGTGTGTTTGCGATGATAAAAAATAGATATGAAAAAGAAAAGTGA
- a CDS encoding CobW family GTP-binding protein, with the protein MIPVTILTGFLGSGKTTLLNRILSEDHGKKLAVIVNEIGQIGIDNQLVMNVEEEIMEMTNGCLCCTVREDLLVALKQLLDVKAEGKMDFDGLVIETTGLANPGPIIQTFFLDPVIQSSYKVDGVVTVIDSYHIHKHFEKGLEAKEQIAFADVVLVNKLDLIGEVEKEALLIELQGMNPTAKLIPTTNCEVDISALLEIQTFKTRDTLEIYPHTEHHHLEGVKSFVLREKQPLDLQKLNEWMSAVVQELGEYLYRYKGILSIDGVDRRIVFQGVHTLFAASYDREWQEGEKRISEVVFIGKDINKEWFQEHFKECIK; encoded by the coding sequence ATAATTCCAGTAACAATTTTAACTGGTTTTCTTGGTTCCGGGAAAACGACATTGCTAAATAGAATCCTGTCAGAAGACCACGGAAAAAAATTAGCGGTTATTGTAAATGAAATAGGACAAATTGGCATTGATAATCAATTGGTTATGAATGTTGAAGAAGAAATTATGGAAATGACAAATGGTTGTTTATGTTGCACAGTTCGTGAAGATTTGCTTGTCGCATTAAAACAACTATTAGATGTAAAAGCAGAAGGGAAAATGGATTTTGATGGTTTAGTGATTGAAACAACGGGGCTTGCAAATCCAGGTCCTATTATTCAAACGTTCTTTTTAGACCCAGTCATCCAATCATCGTATAAAGTTGATGGTGTTGTGACAGTGATCGATAGTTATCATATTCATAAACATTTTGAAAAAGGACTGGAAGCAAAAGAACAAATTGCCTTTGCAGATGTTGTATTAGTGAATAAATTAGATTTAATTGGAGAAGTAGAAAAAGAAGCGCTTCTTATTGAATTACAAGGGATGAATCCAACAGCAAAATTAATCCCAACGACAAATTGTGAAGTGGATATTTCGGCTTTACTCGAAATTCAAACGTTTAAAACGCGTGATACATTAGAAATTTATCCTCATACAGAGCACCATCATTTAGAAGGGGTAAAATCATTTGTATTACGTGAAAAACAGCCCCTTGATTTACAAAAGTTAAACGAATGGATGTCAGCTGTTGTTCAGGAACTCGGGGAGTATTTATATCGTTATAAAGGAATTTTGTCTATTGATGGGGTAGATCGACGAATTGTATTCCAAGGTGTACATACTCTATTTGCTGCGTCCTATGATCGAGAATGGCAAGAAGGAGAAAAACGAATAAGCGAAGTTGTTTTCATCGGAAAAGACATTAATAAAGAGTGGTTTCAGGAACATTTTAAAGAATGTATCAAATAA
- a CDS encoding GNAT family N-acetyltransferase — MNLHICEVTASNWRSVAALHVASEQQQFIESNAFSLAESLYEGNGTSIGLYDGETLVGYAMYGWYSKENNSVWLDRFMIDYHFQGQGYAKRFLHLLIPYLQEKFQCEKVYLSLHPDNKVAMKLYESFGFRLTGDIDDSGPVVGVVMELLLHKRFSL; from the coding sequence ATGAATCTTCACATTTGTGAAGTAACAGCAAGTAATTGGCGTTCCGTCGCTGCTTTACATGTAGCAAGTGAGCAACAACAATTTATTGAAAGCAATGCGTTTTCTTTAGCAGAATCATTATATGAAGGAAACGGAACGTCAATAGGCTTATATGATGGAGAAACGCTTGTCGGGTACGCCATGTATGGCTGGTATTCTAAAGAAAATAATAGCGTATGGCTAGATCGCTTCATGATTGATTACCATTTCCAAGGACAGGGATATGCCAAACGTTTTCTTCACTTACTCATTCCTTATTTGCAAGAAAAATTTCAATGTGAAAAAGTGTATTTAAGTCTTCATCCAGACAATAAAGTAGCAATGAAACTATATGAATCATTCGGCTTTCGATTAACTGGTGATATCGATGACAGCGGACCTGTTGTAGGTGTTGTGATGGAATTACTGTTACATAAGAGATTCAGCCTATGA
- a CDS encoding metal ABC transporter substrate-binding protein: MNKRLTLFSFLLVFALIFAGCSTKNNSVAKKGDKLSVYTTIFPLADFTKKIGGDYVNVETIYPPGADSHTYEPSQKQTVQIAKADLFVYNGAGLEPFAEKMEKTLKQENVQTVNASQGIDLHASSEDEHHEQESDHKEHGHHHDQDPHVWLDPILAMKQAEKIKDALVKLQPEHKKEFEKNFAALQTKFTDLDDHFKSVVTNAKTKEILVSHAAYGYWEHRYGLKQIPIAGISSSEEPSQKELAAITKTAKEHGLKYILFETFSTPKVAEVIQKETGTKILRLNHLATISEDDVKKNKDYFTLMEENVNVLKEATN; the protein is encoded by the coding sequence ATGAATAAAAGATTAACCTTATTTTCATTTCTACTAGTTTTCGCATTAATCTTTGCTGGCTGTTCCACTAAAAATAATAGTGTTGCAAAAAAAGGTGATAAACTTTCTGTGTATACAACTATTTTTCCACTTGCCGATTTTACTAAAAAAATTGGTGGTGATTATGTAAATGTCGAAACCATTTATCCACCAGGTGCTGATTCTCATACATATGAGCCTAGCCAAAAGCAAACTGTTCAAATTGCAAAAGCAGACTTATTTGTATATAACGGTGCTGGTTTAGAACCATTTGCGGAAAAGATGGAAAAAACATTGAAGCAGGAAAACGTACAAACTGTAAATGCATCCCAAGGTATTGATTTGCACGCTTCATCTGAAGATGAGCATCATGAACAAGAAAGCGACCATAAAGAACATGGTCATCATCATGATCAAGATCCACACGTTTGGTTAGACCCGATTCTTGCGATGAAACAGGCAGAAAAAATTAAAGATGCACTTGTAAAACTACAACCTGAACATAAAAAAGAATTTGAAAAGAACTTTGCAGCCCTACAAACAAAATTTACTGATTTAGACGATCATTTTAAATCTGTAGTTACCAATGCAAAAACAAAAGAAATTTTAGTTTCTCATGCAGCATATGGATACTGGGAACATCGTTACGGCTTAAAACAAATTCCAATCGCTGGCATCTCATCTTCGGAGGAACCATCGCAAAAAGAATTAGCTGCGATTACAAAAACAGCAAAAGAGCATGGTTTAAAATATATTTTATTTGAAACATTTTCTACTCCAAAAGTTGCTGAAGTAATTCAAAAAGAGACTGGTACAAAAATTTTGCGTTTAAATCATCTTGCTACAATATCTGAAGATGACGTAAAGAAAAATAAAGACTACTTTACGTTAATGGAAGAGAACGTGAACGTTTTAAAAGAAGCTACAAATTAA
- a CDS encoding oxidoreductase, whose protein sequence is MNKRTALVLGASGLVGQEVTQLLLDSDYYDSVTIFVRKPLQLKHEKLQQKQVDFSILEEYKEFFAVDDVFCCLGTTIKKARTKANFKKVDYEYTLRAACLSEKQGVQNFLVISSMSANSKSVFFYLQVKGKMEEELQKLGIEGIHIFRPSLLLGERKEFRFGERMAGKIFGLLPFIFKGTLKKYKPISAEQVARGMYLAALHEEAVIHIYNSTEITVMK, encoded by the coding sequence ATGAATAAACGAACAGCATTGGTACTCGGCGCAAGCGGTTTAGTTGGACAAGAAGTAACACAGCTATTGCTTGATTCTGATTACTATGATTCGGTTACTATTTTTGTGAGAAAACCGCTGCAACTAAAGCATGAAAAATTACAACAAAAACAAGTGGATTTTTCGATCTTGGAAGAGTATAAAGAGTTTTTTGCTGTTGATGATGTATTTTGCTGCTTAGGAACAACGATTAAGAAAGCAAGAACGAAAGCTAATTTTAAAAAGGTAGACTATGAGTATACATTGCGTGCAGCTTGTTTGTCTGAAAAACAAGGCGTACAAAATTTTCTTGTTATTTCTTCTATGAGTGCAAACTCAAAGTCCGTTTTTTTCTATTTACAAGTAAAAGGGAAAATGGAAGAAGAATTGCAAAAATTAGGAATCGAAGGTATTCATATTTTTAGGCCATCGTTATTATTAGGAGAGCGAAAAGAATTTCGTTTTGGTGAAAGAATGGCAGGGAAAATCTTTGGCCTGTTACCATTCATATTTAAAGGTACGTTAAAAAAGTATAAACCCATTTCTGCCGAACAAGTTGCTAGAGGCATGTATCTTGCAGCGCTTCATGAAGAGGCAGTTATTCATATTTATAATTCAACAGAAATTACCGTAATGAAATAA
- the namA gene encoding NADPH dehydrogenase NamA, with amino-acid sequence MNTQLFSPFTIQNVTLKNRIVMSPMCMYSSENEDGKVTNFHLIHYGTRAMGQVGLVMLEATAVAAEGRISNKDLGIWNDEHIEGLQKTVSFIKEHDSKAAIQLAHAGRKAELHTDPVAPSAIPFNDKMKVPVAMSKEQIQDTITAFQKAAIRSKQAGFDVIELHGAHGYLINEFLSPLSNKRTDEYGGTAENRYRFLREIIHAVKEVWEGPLFVRISADDYHPEGLTVNDYVQFAKWMKEQGVDLIDCSSGAVVPAHIDVYPGYQVKYAKHLKEHAQIATGAVGLITSGVQAEQILVNSEADLIFVGRELLRNPYFPRTAANELGFELKDPHQYSRAPGKIANTSK; translated from the coding sequence GTGAATACGCAACTTTTCTCACCATTTACGATTCAAAATGTTACATTAAAAAATCGTATTGTCATGTCACCAATGTGTATGTACTCATCTGAAAATGAAGATGGCAAGGTAACGAATTTTCACCTCATCCATTACGGAACAAGAGCGATGGGCCAAGTCGGACTTGTCATGCTTGAAGCAACAGCTGTTGCCGCCGAAGGACGCATTTCAAATAAAGATTTAGGCATTTGGAATGATGAACATATTGAAGGATTACAGAAAACCGTATCATTTATCAAAGAACATGATTCAAAAGCTGCTATTCAATTAGCTCACGCTGGACGAAAAGCCGAACTACATACAGATCCAGTTGCTCCTTCAGCTATCCCTTTTAACGATAAAATGAAAGTTCCAGTCGCAATGAGTAAGGAGCAAATTCAAGATACAATCACAGCCTTTCAGAAGGCAGCAATCCGCTCAAAACAAGCTGGGTTTGATGTAATTGAATTACATGGTGCACATGGTTATCTCATTAACGAATTTCTTTCTCCACTATCCAATAAACGAACAGATGAATATGGAGGAACGGCAGAAAATCGCTATCGTTTTTTACGCGAAATCATTCATGCTGTAAAAGAAGTTTGGGAAGGGCCTTTATTCGTTCGTATTTCCGCGGATGATTATCATCCTGAAGGACTGACAGTAAATGACTATGTTCAATTTGCAAAATGGATGAAAGAGCAAGGCGTAGACCTGATTGATTGCAGTTCTGGTGCAGTCGTTCCTGCTCATATCGATGTTTATCCTGGCTACCAAGTCAAATATGCGAAACATTTAAAAGAACATGCTCAAATCGCAACCGGAGCAGTTGGTCTTATTACAAGCGGTGTACAAGCGGAACAAATTTTAGTAAATAGCGAAGCCGATTTAATTTTTGTTGGTCGTGAATTACTGCGCAATCCCTATTTTCCGAGAACAGCTGCGAATGAACTTGGCTTTGAACTAAAAGATCCTCACCAATACAGCCGTGCTCCTGGTAAAATTGCAAATACATCCAAATAA
- a CDS encoding methylated-DNA--[protein]-cysteine S-methyltransferase, which yields MYRAYYKSEVGLLEVTANEKGITSILFVEEQGEENPNVVVEQCIAELDEYFNQKRTVFSVPLSAEGTAFQKKVWEALYTIPYGTSASYLDIAKKIGNQKAVRAIGGANSRNPISIIVPCHRIIGKSGKLVGYTGGLWRKEWLLKHEGILK from the coding sequence ATGTATCGAGCTTATTATAAAAGTGAAGTAGGATTACTTGAAGTTACAGCAAATGAAAAAGGGATTACATCTATTCTATTTGTTGAAGAACAAGGGGAAGAGAACCCAAATGTTGTTGTTGAGCAGTGTATTGCAGAATTAGATGAATATTTTAATCAGAAGAGAACAGTGTTTTCTGTTCCACTATCAGCAGAGGGAACAGCATTTCAAAAAAAGGTTTGGGAAGCTCTTTATACCATTCCATACGGAACGAGCGCTTCATATTTAGATATTGCAAAAAAAATTGGGAACCAAAAAGCTGTGCGAGCAATAGGTGGAGCGAATAGTCGAAATCCAATTTCAATCATTGTTCCTTGTCATCGTATAATTGGAAAAAGTGGAAAGCTTGTTGGTTATACAGGCGGATTATGGAGGAAAGAATGGTTATTAAAGCATGAGGGGATTTTGAAATAA
- a CDS encoding DUF2628 domain-containing protein, with protein MERGIVLQCINCGNPCADNRWNCNDCQRILHNESNGGISPLETAIEQFVGVHYPYYRKKWDKEDKRIARWSWNGWAAIFNVGWFGYRKYYLPAFLFVISLVACDAFSYYMGFNVALPIINIAPLTFLLLILMMIGVGLFANGLYYRFAERKIYRIRAKEIKDKAIESYLIRDSGGTSKIGAAIVTVLTATSILLSHFFFPTDQDVIRKVRTSSLYEYPFFTIGESFDLYFQQSQWDYYRGTDGLELVEFHGYTRDMPRRKVMIQFVVDYQLHEIEPYSLSINGQPQGEKEFLKMMEDVFQIQNSFELDDELQWDDSKKIL; from the coding sequence ATGGAAAGAGGGATCGTTTTGCAGTGTATAAATTGTGGAAATCCTTGTGCTGATAATCGGTGGAATTGTAATGATTGTCAGCGAATATTGCATAATGAATCAAACGGGGGAATTTCTCCACTTGAAACAGCTATCGAACAATTTGTTGGAGTGCATTATCCATATTATAGAAAGAAATGGGATAAAGAGGATAAAAGAATTGCAAGATGGAGTTGGAACGGCTGGGCAGCTATTTTTAATGTTGGATGGTTTGGGTATCGTAAGTATTATTTGCCAGCCTTTTTATTTGTAATTTCGTTAGTAGCATGCGATGCGTTTTCTTACTATATGGGTTTTAATGTAGCACTTCCTATTATTAATATAGCTCCGCTTACATTTTTACTCCTCATTTTAATGATGATAGGAGTGGGGCTCTTTGCAAATGGACTATATTATCGATTTGCTGAGAGAAAAATATATCGAATAAGGGCGAAAGAAATTAAAGATAAAGCAATCGAAAGTTATTTGATTCGTGATAGTGGCGGAACAAGCAAAATAGGAGCAGCAATTGTTACTGTTTTAACGGCTACTAGTATACTTTTAAGTCATTTTTTCTTTCCGACTGATCAAGATGTGATCCGAAAGGTGCGAACAAGTTCGCTTTATGAGTACCCATTCTTTACGATTGGTGAATCGTTTGACTTGTATTTTCAACAATCACAATGGGATTATTATCGGGGAACTGATGGTTTAGAGTTGGTTGAATTTCATGGATATACCCGAGATATGCCAAGAAGAAAAGTTATGATTCAGTTCGTTGTTGATTATCAATTGCATGAGATTGAACCGTATTCTCTTTCGATAAATGGACAGCCGCAAGGAGAAAAAGAATTTTTAAAAATGATGGAAGATGTATTTCAAATTCAAAATTCATTTGAGTTAGATGATGAATTGCAATGGGATGATTCGAAAAAGATACTGTAA